The following DNA comes from Rhizobium lusitanum.
CTCGGCCGTGCTGTGAAGATTGAGCTTGCGCATCAGGTTTTCCCGGTGCTTGCGGGCCGTCAGCGGGCTGATGCCGAGCCGTTCCGCCATCTGCCGAGCAGTCTGCCCCTGGGCGGACAGAAGCAGGATCTGGCGCTCCCGCAATGTCAGTGGAATGGGCGAAACGATTTCTCCCGTTACGGGCGTCTTGCCCTGCCGTTCGGGATCGGCGATTGCGAACCTGATCGATTTCGCCAGATAGGTCTTGCCGCTCTTCACCGCCTCAATGGCCGCATCGAGTTCCTCGGGATCGCCGTCTTTGGTCAGGTAGCCATCGGCGCCGGCCTCAAGTGCTGCCCGCACCGTTCTCGGTTCGATATTCGCCGTCAGCACGAGGATCCGCATGCGCGGCGCCAGCGCCCGTATGTCGGAGATGAACTGGATCCCGGCTACGCCCGGCATGCCAAGGTCGAGGATCAGCAGGTCGGCGCGGGTGCTGCGCACGAGATCGAGCAACGTGTCGCCATTGGCCGCCTCGGCAATGATCGACACGTTCGTCATGGCCGAGATCAGCAGCTTCAACCCTTCGCGCACGATGGCGTGGTCGTCGGCTATGATGGCGGTATAGGGGCGATTCATCTGGTTACCACTTATGGATGTGCGGCTTAAATTCTTTAATCGCTAATTTATTTGAAACAGGTTACCGATAAATCAACCCTGCCGGGAAAGGTCGTTTTTGAGACTTCGTTCGGCAAACTGGAGGGATCGCATGCAGGACGGCAAGATACGCCAGGCTTTGGTCGAGCTCCTGTATCGCAACTCCTATGGCGTGGTCGTCTCCAACATCGCCATCTCGCTTGCGGCGGCCTATATTCTGAGGGCCGCCGTTTCCTCGAATTGGCTTCTCGGCTGGCTTGGTGGCCTGTATCTGCTGACCGCGATACGCGTGCTTGCCTCCCGCCGCTTCTTCAGCCGTAAGCGAGAGCCGGGGTCGATCGCGCGGTGGGCTTGGCTCGCGGCGACGTTTTCCTGGATCTCGGCTCTCTTGTGGGGCGCGATGGGTTGGGTCGGCTTCCTTCCCGAAGAGCCCGTCGTGCTTTCCTTTACCGTCATCGTGCTGACGGGGCTGGTTTGCGGCACGGTGCCGTCGCTTTCGGCCTTTCCGCCGGCGTTGATTGGCTCGATCATCATCACGGTGATACCGATCGGCCTGCGTTGCATCCTCAGTGGTAGCGACATGTCCGGCGCCTTCCTGTTTCTGCTCGTCTCCATGGTGGCCATCAACATCTATTATTGCCGCATCACCTACCGCATGCTCCGCGAGACCGTGGCGCTGCGGCTTGAAAACGAGGAACTGGTCGTAAGCCTGCAGGAGGAACGCGACCGCGCGCAGACGGCCGATCGGTCGAAAACCCGCTTCCTGGCGGCGGCCAGCCACGATCTGCGCCAGCCGACCCATGCCTTGAGCCTGCTGGTGTCGACGCTGGCGATCCTCGGGCAGCGTGGCGATGTGGCCTCTCGCACCGCTCGTGAACTGGCGGCCAAGGCGAAAGCCATCGTCGGCAACCTCAGCGGCCTGCTGAATGCCCTGCTCGATATTTCCCGCCTCGATGCCGGCGTCGTCACGGTGACGAAAGAGCCGGTCTCGCTGAAGAGACTCTTCGCCGAACTCCACGATGAATTTGCAAGCGCCGCCGGCGAGCGCGGCCTTGGATGGCGAGTGGTGGACAGCGCGCTCTGGGTCGACAGCGACCCTATCATGCTCAAGCGTATCCTCGACAACCTGGTTTCGAACGCATTTCGATACAGCACAAAGGGGCGGGTTCTGCTCGGCGGCCGCCGCCGTGGCGCTTCGATCGAAATCCAGGTCTGGGATACCGGCGCCGGCATCCCAACGGATCAGCAGAAGGCGATCTTCGAGGAGTTCGTGCAGTTGCACAATCCGGCGCGCGACCGCACGCAGGGCCTTGGGCTAGGTCTGGCGATCGTGCGGCGAACCGCCCAGCTTCTCGGTCATCCATTGCGTCTGGTCTCGAAGGAAGGGCGTGGCTCCATGTTCGCCCTCACCGTACCCATGGCCACTTCCGCTGCCCCTGAGGCAAGGACCGAGAGCAGCAAGATTGTAACCGAGGGCACGCTTGCGATCGCGGTGATCGACGACGAACGCGATGTGCTCGATGCGATCACCCTGCTGCTGGAAACCCTCGGTTATCGGGTCTATGCCGGGCGTTCGGCGGCGGAGGCATGCCATGCTCATGCCGAGGCGTCGCTGGATGGCACAGCCCCTATCGATCTCGTCATCACCGATTATCGGCTGGAAGCCGGCACGACCGGCCTGGAGGCGATCGAAGAGGTGCGCACCCATGCCGGGCGCAGCTTGCCGGCGATCATCTTGACCGGGGATACATCGCCGGCTCGCCTGCGGCAGGTCACAGAAAGCGGCCACCTGCTGCTGCACAAGCCAGTCGATGCCGAACAGATGCAGCAGGCAATCACAGAATTATGTTCACCGCGACCGGCGGACGGTCGCGAAGGGTTGAGCAAAGGCTGAGCCATCTCATATCCCTATTGCCGACGCTTCGGCGGCGACAATAGCGCCTGCGCATTCCCTCCGAATGATCGATCTGCTTGCCTCGTGGGGATTCTGCTGGTAGTGAGCGCTCCCGCAGCTTTTGAATAGCTCAGGTATCCGGTCGCAGCCCACCCGGTCAAAACAAGGGATCATAGATTATGAAGACCATCGTCGTCTGCTCCGGCGGATTGGACTCCGTTTCGCTCGCCCACAAGGTCGCCGCGGAACAACAGCTTATCGGCCTCGTCTCTTTCGACTACGGCCAACGGCACCGTAAGGAGCTGGATTTCGCCGCCGCCTGTGCCAAGCGCCTTGGCGTGCCGCATGAGATCATCGATATCACCACCATCGGCAAGCATCTGACCGGATCGGCGCTCACCGACGACATTGATGTGCCCGATGGACACTATGCCGAGGACACGATGAAGGCGACGGTTGTTCCCAACCGCAACGCCATCATGCTGGCGATCGCCTTCGGTCTGGCTGCGGCGCAGAAGGCCGATGCGGTCGCGGTTGCCGTTCATGGCGGCGACCATTTCATCTATCCGGATTGCCGGCCCGGTTTTATCGACGCCTTTCAGCAAATGCAGAACCAGGCGCTCGACGGCTATGCCAGCGTTTCGCTCTACGCGCCCTTTGTTATGACCTCCAAGGCTGACATCGTAACGGATGGCGCTCGCCACAAGACGCCTTTTGCCGAGACATGGTCCTGCTACAAGGGTGGAGAGCGCCATTGCGGCCGCTGCGGCACCTGTGTCGAACGGCGCGAGGCCTTCCATCTCGCCGGCGTCGAGGATCCGACGGACTACGAGGATCCGGATTTCTGGGTGACGGCGACGTCGGGCTTTTCGGCCCAAGAGGTGAAGTGATGTTCCGCATCACCAAGGAATTCCACTTCTCCGCCTCGCATCAGCTCACCCATCTGGCCGACGACCATCAATGTGCCCGGATGCATGGGCACAATTATATCGTCGAGGTCGAGCTTTCTGCCGCCGAGCTCGATGCCAATGGTTTCGTCCGCGACTATCATGAGCTTGGCCCCCTGAAACGCTATATCGATGACAATTTCGATCATCGCCATCTCAATGAAGTTCTCGGACACGGCCGGGTCACCTCTGAATGTCTTGCCAAGCATTTCTACGACTGGTGCAAAGCGCTTCTGCCCGAGACATCCGCGGTCCGTGTCAGCGAGACGCCGAAGACCTGGGCGGAATACCGGCCATGAGCGAGGTACGCGAGGCCCGGATCCGCATCAGCGAGATATTCGGGCCGACGATCCAGGGCGAGGGCATATTGATCGGCCTGCCGACCATCTTCGTGCGCACCGGTGGCTGTGACTACCGCTGTTCCTGGTGCGATACGCTGCATGCGGTAGATAGCGACTACCGCGATCAATGGCGGCCGATGTCGGTCGATGAGATCTGGCAGGATGTAACGAAGCTTTCCGGCGGCAAGCCGCTGACGGTCTCGCTGTCTGGCGGAAACCCGGCGATCCAGCCGCTTGGGCTGTTGATCGCTCGTGGTCATGGAGAGGGCTACAGCTTCGCACTGGAGACACAGGGGAGCGTCGCCAAGGACTGGTTCGCCGATCTCGATACTCTCGTGCTGAGCCCAAAACCGCCGTCGAGCGGTATGGTGACGGATTGGGCCGCGTTCGACGACTGTCTGCGCTTGGCGGCGGACAAGCCGCAGATCGCGCTGAAGATCGTCGTCTTCGACGACCGCGACTATGCCTATGCGCGCGAAGCCGCCGCCCGTTATCCGCATCTGCCGGTCTATCTTCAGCCCGGCAACCATACGCCGCCGCCGCCCGATGCGGACGACGCGACAATCGACATTGACGGGATCATGGACAGGATGCTTTGGCTCGTGGACAAGGTCATGGCCGACGGATGGTTCGAAGCGCGTGTTCTGCCACAGTTGCACGTCCTGCTCTGGGGCAACAAGCGTGGCGTCTAGCACCGATGTCCCGCTTGCAGTGTCACCGATCGCGTCGGCGAGGGCCGCAGTTGCATTGGCGGCATCTCACGGCTAAGTATCTTGGTACGCCATAATACGGCTTGCGAACGATGGTCTGAGAAAAACGGCCGATGTTCGTGACAAAAGGTGATGTCTTCGAGACCGGGGTGCAGGGATGAATGATGATTTGCGGGGCGCGGCAATTCGGGTGGAGCGTCCGGCGAAAACCTTGCGCGAGCTGGCGCTCGACAAGGTGCGCGAAGCAATAGTCAACGGGTATTTTCGCCCCGGCCATCGTCTGGTGGAGCGTGATCTCTGTGCTCAGCTGGGCGTCAGCCGTACGATCGTGCGCGAAGTTCTGCGTCATCTCGAGTCGGAAGGTCTGGTTGCCAATCTGCCGAACAAGGGGCCGATTGTCGCGTTGCTCGACCATGGCGAGGCGAAGCAGATCTATGAGATTCGCGGTGCGCTTGAAGGCATGGCCGCGCGCCTTTGCGCCGAACAAGGCAATCCCGCGATCGCCGATGCCCTGGACAAATCGTTGCAGGACATCCGCAACAGCTATCGGGACAAGGATATGCCGGGCGTGCTCGCGCATACTTCCTCCTTCTACCAGACGCTGTTCAGCATGGTCGATCGCCACGTCGCCTGGGGGATCGTCAACCTTTTGACCGTCCGCATCAATCATCTGCGCTCGATGACGATCAAGACGGAGAACCGCGGCGTCCAGGGTCCGGCGCAAATGGCCCGTATCGTCGATGCCATCCGGCGCGGTGATGGGCCAGGGGCCTATCAGGCGGCAATGGATCATGTCGCCAGCGCCAGCGCGATCGCCGAGGCGGTTTTGTCCGGGCAGCAATCGGTCGGCTGACCTGTCGCGGGCTGTTCCCGCAAGACACTTCCTTTGAATCCGGAAAGTAGGCGGGCTCAGCGAGCCGACTCGCCACGCGAAATTGCGTCCGAAAACGCGCTGCCAGCTTGACACCGTACTTTGATCAATGTGACGGTATGCCATAATCAAGAATACCAAAATGGAACGTCAATGAACTGGGATGTCGCTGTGAGGTTGCGCCCTCGCTCTTGAGCGATCGGCGGGTCTATTTTAGCGTCAACGCATTGCTATTGTTACCTTTATTGAAAGGAAATCGCGGACTTTTCGCGATCCTCAGAAACCAGCTTGACAGTTTTGTATGATGGCATACCATAATATGTAATCTTAAAAGCGAGATGGCCGATGACCCTTCAAATCCGAAAGACCCTGCTGCAGATTGAAACGACGCTGATTGAGGGCGGCAAAGCGGCGGCCGTTCCGCTGAAGCTGTTTTCCGCATTGGCGGTCGTCAAGAATCCCTGGGCAGGGCGTGGTTTTGTCGAGGATCTGAAGCCCGAGATCCATGCGGTCGCTCCGGTTCTTGGCGAACTGCTGACCAAGATGATCATTGAAGCGGTCGGTTCTGGCGAGGCGGTCGAAGCTTATGGCAAGGCGGCGGTCGTCGGTGTTGACGGCGAGATTGAGCATGCCTCGGCGCTCATCCATACGCTCCGCTTCGGCAATCATTATCGCCAGGCGGTCGGCGCCAAGTCATACCTCGCCTTCAGTAACACTCGCGGCCCGGCCAGTGCGCCGATCATGATCCCGCTGATGGACAAGAATGATGAGGGTCGTCGCTCGCATTACCTGACGATCCAGACGTCCATTCCAGATGCTCCGGCTGCCGACGAGATCGTCGTGGCGCTTGGCGCCTCCGTCGGAGGCCGGCCGCATCACCGCATCGGCGACCGTTACCAGGATCTGAGGGATCTGGGGCAGGACGTCGCCAATCCCGCCGGCGTTTGACGGGGTCGGGATGTCGACAGTGGAAACCATAGCGCAACACAATGCCAATGAAGCCACAGTGAAGGGCTTGCCCCGTCTTAGGACGGCAGGTGGCACGGCCTATCATGAGGCCGGCAGCGGCGAGCCGTTGGTCCTCATCCACGGCGTTGGCATGCGGCTTGAAGCCTGGGCGCCGCAGATATCAGCCTTTGCGCGGACGCATCGCGTTATCGCCGTCGATATGCCCGGCCATGGCGAAAGCAGCAAGCTGCCGGCCGCCAGCCCCCTCGAGGCGTTTGTCGATTGGTTTGGCGGGTTTCTGGATGAAATGGCGCTCGACGGCGCAAATGTCGCCGGGCATTCGATGGGCGCGCTGGTGGCCGGCGGCAGTGCTGCCTCCTTCGGTCGTCGGATCAAGCGTGTTGCCTATCTGAACGGCGTCTACCGCCGCGACCCTGATGCGAAGGCGGCGGTTCTTGCGCGTGCGGCGGCAATCCCGCTTGACGGCGTCGACAAGGAGGGGCCGCTCTTGAGGTGGTTCGGCGATGACAGGCAAAGTGTGGTCGCGCGCGACTTGACGCGCAACTGGCTGAGCCTCGTCGATCCGCAAGGCTATGCAACGGCCTATGCCGCCTTTGCCGGTGGCGACGAGACCTATGCGGATCGCTGGCCGGATGTGCATGTGCCGTCGCTGTTCCTGACCGGCTCGGATGATCCCAACTCGACACCGCAAATGGCCGAGCAGATGGCTTCCATTACGCCGAAAGGCTGGGCCAGGATCGTCGAGGGCCATCGCCATATGGTGAATTTGACGGCGCCGGAGATCGTCAACGGATTGCTCGCCGAGTGGCTGCTAAGCGGGGAGGATGCAGGATGACGACGGAGCAGTTGGATCCCAGGGCGCTGCGCGATGCCTTCGGTGCCTTTCCGACAGGGGTCACGGTGGTGACCACGCGCGATCAGGCCGGAATGCCGATCGGCTTCACGGCGAACTCATTTACCTCGGTGTCGCTCGATCCGCCGCTTCTGCTGGTGTGCCTGGCAAAGACATCGCGCAACTTCACGGCGATGACGAGTGCGACCTCCTTTGCGATCAATGTGCTGTCCGAGACGCAGAAGCATATATCTAACACTTTTGCGCGGCCGGTCGAAGACAGGTTCGCCACTGTGGAATGGGCATCGAGCACTGCCGGCTGTCCGATCCTGGCCGATGTCGCGGCCTGGTTCGAATGCAGCCTCGAGCAGGTCATCGAAGCCGGCGACCATGTCATCCTGATGGGCCGGATTATGTCTTTCGAGAACAGCGGCCGCAATGGATTGGGCTATGCCCGCGGCGGCTATTTCACGCCGATCCTCGCCAGCAAGGCCGTTTCAGCGGCGGCGGAGGGCAATATCGAGCTCGGAGCCGTTCTGGAACGCCATGGCGAAGTGCTTCTCCTCGGCGATGATGTTCTTTCGCTGCCGGGCTGTGACGGCAAGGATGGCAGCGCGGCCGACCTACTGCGAGATTATCTGGAAGAGCTCACCGGTCTCTCAGTGACGATCGGCTTTCTCTATTCGGTCTATGAGGGCAAGAGCGACGGGAGACAGCACATCGTCTATCGTGCCTTCGCTTCGGATGGCACACCACGCAATGGCCAATTCCTGAAGCCAGACACCTTGACCAAGGCCCGTTTCAAGACGAGTTCGACAGCCGATATCGTCTCGCGTTTCGCGGTCGAGAGCCAGATCGGCAATTTCGGCGTTTATTTCGGCGACGAGACCGTCGGCACGGTCCGCCCGGTTCCAGCAAAGGCGGCACGCGCATGAAATTCTCTCTCTTCGTTCATATGGAACGCCTTGACGCCAGCCAGAGCCACAAGAGCCTCTATGAGGAGTTCGTCGCGCTGTGTGAGATTGCCGACAAGGGCGGCATGCACGCCATCTGGACGGGCGAACATCACGGTATGGATTTCACCATCGCCCCCAATCCCTTCGTGACCATCGCCGATCTGGCGCGCCGGACATCGCGGGCAAGGCTCGGGACGGGGACGGTAATCGCGCCCTTCTGGCATCCGATCAAGCTCGCCGGCGAGGCGGCCATAGCCGATATCATCTGCGACGGCAGGCTTGATATCGGCATTGCGCGCGGCGCCTATTCCTTCGAGTATGAGCGCCTGCTGCCGGGACTCGACGCTTGGGGCGCCGGCCAGCGGATGCGCGAGCTTATCCCGGCGATCAAGGGTATCTGGAAGGGCGACTACGCCCATGACGGCGAGTTCTTCAAGTTCCCCTCGACCACCTCGGCACCGAAGCCGCTGCAGGAGCCGAACCCGCCGATCTGGGTGGCCGCCCGCGACCCGAACTCGCATGAGTTCGCCGTCGCCAATGGCTGCAATGTTCAGGTGACGCCGCTCTGGCAGGGCGATGACGAGGTCGAAGGGCTGATGGGGCGCTTCAACGATGCCTGCGCCAAGCATCCGCAGATCGAGCGTCCGAAAATCATGCTGCTGCGTCACACCTATGTCGGCTCAACGGAAGCAGACATCGCGCAGGCCGCGCATGAGCTGAGCGTCTACTACAATTACTTCTTCGCCTGGTTCAAAAACGAGAAGCCGGTCAAGCAGGGCCTGATCGAGCGGATACCCGAGGAGGAGATCAACGCAAACGCGATGCTTTCCGACGCGGTTATGCGCAGCAATAACGTCGTCGGCAATGCCGAGACCGTCATTGCCCGCCTCAAGACCTATGAAGCCCTGGGGTATGACGAATATTCCTTCTGGATCGATACGGGCATGTCCTTCGAACGAAAGAAAGCCTCGCTCGAGCGCTTTATCGCCGAGGTCATGCCGGCATTTGCGGAGTGAAGCCCATGCAGCGTTTCCAGTCTTACATCGACGGCGAATTTGTGGACGGAGAGGCACGGTTCCCGAGCGTCGATCCGGCCACGGGCAAGGTCTGGGCCGAGATGCCGGAAGCGCGCGAGAGCGATGTCGATCGCGCGGTTAGCGCGGCTGAAACAGCGCTGTATGACGGTCTCTGGTCGAAGTTGACGGCCACGCAGCGCGGCAAACTGCTTTATAAGCTTGCCGATCTGGTTGCGGCCAATGCGCAAAAGCTTGCCGAGCTTGAAACCCGTGATACCGGCAAGATCATCCGCGAGACGTCAGCGCAGATCGCCTATGTCGCCGACTATTATCGTTATTACGCTGGTCTCGCCGACAAGATCGAAGGAGCTTACCTCCCGATCGACAAGCCGGACATGGATGTCTGGCTGCGGCGCGAACCGATCGGCGTCGTTGCCATGGTCGTGCCCTGGAACAGCCAGTTGTTTCTCTCCGCCGTCAAGATCGGTCCGGCGCTGGCGGCGGGCTGCACGATGGTCGTCAAGGCTTCCGAGGATGGGCCTGCGCCGCTTCTGGAATTCGCCCGCCTCATTCACGAGGCAGGCTTTCCCGCCGGCGTCGTTAACATCATCACCGGCTTTGGTCCTTCCTGCGGTTCGGCCCTCAGCCGGCATCCGAAGGTTGCACATATCGCCTTCACCGGTGGGCCGGAAACGGCGCGTCATGTTGTGCGCAATTCCGCAGAAAATCTTGCCTCCACCTCGCTCGAACTCGGCGGCAAGTCGCCCTTCATCGTCTTTGCCGATGCCGATCTCGAAAGTGCCGCCAATGCGCAGGTTGCTGGCATCTTTGCCGCCACCGGCCAAAGCTGTGTCGCCGGCTCGCGGCTGATTGTCGAGCGGAGCGTCAAGGACAAGTTTTTAGCCATGCTGAAGGCAAAGGCCGAGGCGATCCGTGTCGGCATTCCCTCGGACATGGCGACCGAAGTTGGTCCGCTCGCAACGAAGCGGCAGCAGGACCACGTCGCGGCCCTCATCGACAGGTCCGTTGAGAGCGGCGCCCGTCTTGTGACGGGTGGACGAAGACCGGATGGCGACGGCTTCTACTTCCCGCCGACAATTCTTGACTGCGACGGTGTTGCCTCGCCGTCGCTCGCCGAAGAGTTTTTCGGCCCGGTCCTGTCGGTCGTTTCGTTCGAAACCGAAGCCGAAGCGTTGCAGCTTGCCAATGATACTCAGTACGGCCT
Coding sequences within:
- a CDS encoding aldehyde dehydrogenase, with product MQRFQSYIDGEFVDGEARFPSVDPATGKVWAEMPEARESDVDRAVSAAETALYDGLWSKLTATQRGKLLYKLADLVAANAQKLAELETRDTGKIIRETSAQIAYVADYYRYYAGLADKIEGAYLPIDKPDMDVWLRREPIGVVAMVVPWNSQLFLSAVKIGPALAAGCTMVVKASEDGPAPLLEFARLIHEAGFPAGVVNIITGFGPSCGSALSRHPKVAHIAFTGGPETARHVVRNSAENLASTSLELGGKSPFIVFADADLESAANAQVAGIFAATGQSCVAGSRLIVERSVKDKFLAMLKAKAEAIRVGIPSDMATEVGPLATKRQQDHVAALIDRSVESGARLVTGGRRPDGDGFYFPPTILDCDGVASPSLAEEFFGPVLSVVSFETEAEALQLANDTQYGLASGVFTQNLTRAHRLMKGLRAGVVWVNTYRAVSPIAPFGGFGLSGHGREGGLAAALDYTRTKTIWLRTSDDPIPDPFVMR
- the queD gene encoding 6-carboxytetrahydropterin synthase QueD; this translates as MFRITKEFHFSASHQLTHLADDHQCARMHGHNYIVEVELSAAELDANGFVRDYHELGPLKRYIDDNFDHRHLNEVLGHGRVTSECLAKHFYDWCKALLPETSAVRVSETPKTWAEYRP
- a CDS encoding hybrid sensor histidine kinase/response regulator, encoding MQDGKIRQALVELLYRNSYGVVVSNIAISLAAAYILRAAVSSNWLLGWLGGLYLLTAIRVLASRRFFSRKREPGSIARWAWLAATFSWISALLWGAMGWVGFLPEEPVVLSFTVIVLTGLVCGTVPSLSAFPPALIGSIIITVIPIGLRCILSGSDMSGAFLFLLVSMVAINIYYCRITYRMLRETVALRLENEELVVSLQEERDRAQTADRSKTRFLAAASHDLRQPTHALSLLVSTLAILGQRGDVASRTARELAAKAKAIVGNLSGLLNALLDISRLDAGVVTVTKEPVSLKRLFAELHDEFASAAGERGLGWRVVDSALWVDSDPIMLKRILDNLVSNAFRYSTKGRVLLGGRRRGASIEIQVWDTGAGIPTDQQKAIFEEFVQLHNPARDRTQGLGLGLAIVRRTAQLLGHPLRLVSKEGRGSMFALTVPMATSAAPEARTESSKIVTEGTLAIAVIDDERDVLDAITLLLETLGYRVYAGRSAAEACHAHAEASLDGTAPIDLVITDYRLEAGTTGLEAIEEVRTHAGRSLPAIILTGDTSPARLRQVTESGHLLLHKPVDAEQMQQAITELCSPRPADGREGLSKG
- a CDS encoding response regulator gives rise to the protein MNRPYTAIIADDHAIVREGLKLLISAMTNVSIIAEAANGDTLLDLVRSTRADLLILDLGMPGVAGIQFISDIRALAPRMRILVLTANIEPRTVRAALEAGADGYLTKDGDPEELDAAIEAVKSGKTYLAKSIRFAIADPERQGKTPVTGEIVSPIPLTLRERQILLLSAQGQTARQMAERLGISPLTARKHRENLMRKLNLHSTAEVTAYAVRLGLPAG
- a CDS encoding amino acid synthesis family protein, whose translation is MTLQIRKTLLQIETTLIEGGKAAAVPLKLFSALAVVKNPWAGRGFVEDLKPEIHAVAPVLGELLTKMIIEAVGSGEAVEAYGKAAVVGVDGEIEHASALIHTLRFGNHYRQAVGAKSYLAFSNTRGPASAPIMIPLMDKNDEGRRSHYLTIQTSIPDAPAADEIVVALGASVGGRPHHRIGDRYQDLRDLGQDVANPAGV
- a CDS encoding GntR family transcriptional regulator; this translates as MNDDLRGAAIRVERPAKTLRELALDKVREAIVNGYFRPGHRLVERDLCAQLGVSRTIVREVLRHLESEGLVANLPNKGPIVALLDHGEAKQIYEIRGALEGMAARLCAEQGNPAIADALDKSLQDIRNSYRDKDMPGVLAHTSSFYQTLFSMVDRHVAWGIVNLLTVRINHLRSMTIKTENRGVQGPAQMARIVDAIRRGDGPGAYQAAMDHVASASAIAEAVLSGQQSVG
- the queC gene encoding 7-cyano-7-deazaguanine synthase QueC, whose amino-acid sequence is MKTIVVCSGGLDSVSLAHKVAAEQQLIGLVSFDYGQRHRKELDFAAACAKRLGVPHEIIDITTIGKHLTGSALTDDIDVPDGHYAEDTMKATVVPNRNAIMLAIAFGLAAAQKADAVAVAVHGGDHFIYPDCRPGFIDAFQQMQNQALDGYASVSLYAPFVMTSKADIVTDGARHKTPFAETWSCYKGGERHCGRCGTCVERREAFHLAGVEDPTDYEDPDFWVTATSGFSAQEVK
- the queE gene encoding 7-carboxy-7-deazaguanine synthase QueE, which produces MSEVREARIRISEIFGPTIQGEGILIGLPTIFVRTGGCDYRCSWCDTLHAVDSDYRDQWRPMSVDEIWQDVTKLSGGKPLTVSLSGGNPAIQPLGLLIARGHGEGYSFALETQGSVAKDWFADLDTLVLSPKPPSSGMVTDWAAFDDCLRLAADKPQIALKIVVFDDRDYAYAREAAARYPHLPVYLQPGNHTPPPPDADDATIDIDGIMDRMLWLVDKVMADGWFEARVLPQLHVLLWGNKRGV
- a CDS encoding LLM class flavin-dependent oxidoreductase; this translates as MKFSLFVHMERLDASQSHKSLYEEFVALCEIADKGGMHAIWTGEHHGMDFTIAPNPFVTIADLARRTSRARLGTGTVIAPFWHPIKLAGEAAIADIICDGRLDIGIARGAYSFEYERLLPGLDAWGAGQRMRELIPAIKGIWKGDYAHDGEFFKFPSTTSAPKPLQEPNPPIWVAARDPNSHEFAVANGCNVQVTPLWQGDDEVEGLMGRFNDACAKHPQIERPKIMLLRHTYVGSTEADIAQAAHELSVYYNYFFAWFKNEKPVKQGLIERIPEEEINANAMLSDAVMRSNNVVGNAETVIARLKTYEALGYDEYSFWIDTGMSFERKKASLERFIAEVMPAFAE
- a CDS encoding alpha/beta fold hydrolase: MSTVETIAQHNANEATVKGLPRLRTAGGTAYHEAGSGEPLVLIHGVGMRLEAWAPQISAFARTHRVIAVDMPGHGESSKLPAASPLEAFVDWFGGFLDEMALDGANVAGHSMGALVAGGSAASFGRRIKRVAYLNGVYRRDPDAKAAVLARAAAIPLDGVDKEGPLLRWFGDDRQSVVARDLTRNWLSLVDPQGYATAYAAFAGGDETYADRWPDVHVPSLFLTGSDDPNSTPQMAEQMASITPKGWARIVEGHRHMVNLTAPEIVNGLLAEWLLSGEDAG
- a CDS encoding flavin reductase, with translation MTTEQLDPRALRDAFGAFPTGVTVVTTRDQAGMPIGFTANSFTSVSLDPPLLLVCLAKTSRNFTAMTSATSFAINVLSETQKHISNTFARPVEDRFATVEWASSTAGCPILADVAAWFECSLEQVIEAGDHVILMGRIMSFENSGRNGLGYARGGYFTPILASKAVSAAAEGNIELGAVLERHGEVLLLGDDVLSLPGCDGKDGSAADLLRDYLEELTGLSVTIGFLYSVYEGKSDGRQHIVYRAFASDGTPRNGQFLKPDTLTKARFKTSSTADIVSRFAVESQIGNFGVYFGDETVGTVRPVPAKAARA